The DNA window CCTGCGGCGGTGGTGGCGGCGGTGGCGGTGGCGGTGGCGGCGGAGCGGCCGGCGCCGACCAAGGCTGGCTGACCTTCACGCCCAATCCCGTCAACGTCGCGGCCAACCAAGGCCAATCGACCTGGTTCACCATCAACGCCAAGTCGTCGCGCACCATCACCCAGGTCTTCAATATCGGCATCGTCGAGCCCTCGGGCATGGTGACCACCGACGTCTCGCTGTCGCCGGTGAGCCAATATGAATACAACGCCACGCTGCGTACCAGCCCGACAATGGGCGCGGGCAGCCATACCGGCAAGCTGGAGGTGCGCCTGTGCGAGGACGATCCAAAGGTCTGCAATAAACCGATCAGCGGCTCGCCATGGTTCATCCCGATGACCCTGACCGTCAACGCCGCCCCGGTGGTCACGCCGCCGGTGGTCACGCCGCCCGTCGTCACGCCACCCGTGGTGTTGCCGCCGGTGACGGCGCAGTTCAACCTGGCCTCGATCGACGTCAGCACCTATGAAGGCGAGCCGGTCACCGTCGCCCTGTCGGCCGGCATCAGCCGCTCGCTGCTCGGCGTCGCCAATGTCGGCGTGGTCGATAGCAAAGGCTTGCTCGCCGCCAGCACCAACGACGCCAGTTTCACCGACTCGCTGCATTTCAATGCCACGCTGCAGACCGCCACCGGTTTGTCCGTCGGCAAACACACCGGCACGCTGCAGGTGCGCGCCTGCGAGGACAGCCTCGCCGTTTGCGCCAAGCCCGTCAGTGGCTCGCCATGGTCGCTGCCGATCAGCGTCAACGTCGTTTCCCAGCTCAACCTGAAGGCGCTTTCGACCCTGCCGCAAGTGCCCGACTGGAGCACGCATCAGGGCAACGCCGCGCATACCGGCGCCATCAATGCCAGCTTCGATCCCGCAGTCTTCACCCGCCGCTTCACCGTCGGCACCACCGGCGCCTACCAGGGCGGCGTGGCGACCGAAGGGGCCAACAGCTTCGCGGTCGTCTCCCTCGCCGGCCAATGGATGGTGCAGGCGATCAGCGACGTCACCGGCAAGGAACTGTGGCGCGTCAGCCTGGGTACGCTATCGAACGCGAACCCGCCGGCGGCGGCCAACGGCAAAGTCTACGTGACATCGACCGGCCACCAGGATTCGTATCTGTGGATACTGGACCAGCGCGACGGTTCGCTGCTGGCCAAACGCGCCATGAGCTCGCAATGGGAACACTATCTGGCGCCGACCATCGCCAACGGCGCCGTCTATACCAACTATGGCTATTACGGCGGCATGGCCAAGTACAACGGCACCGACGCCACGCCGCAGTGGGAAGTCGGACTGCCGCAATTCGATAACTGGACGCCAGCGGTCGACAACAACTACGCCTACACCTACGTCAACGGCACATTCCATGCGCTCGACAACGGCAGCGGCGCCGTCGGCTACACCGTCGCCGATCCCAAGTACAGCTGGCACGGCTGGAGCGCCGACGGCTCGGTGGTGCTGGGCGCGGGCATGTTGTACGCCTACGACGGCGGCCGCGTTACCGCGTTGAACCTGACGTCGCGTGTCATCGCCTGGAGTGCGTCGGGCAACGGCGTGACGGCGCAACCGGCCCTGGGCGCCGGGGCGCTGTATGTGTTGAGCGCGAACGGCACGGTGCTGGAAGCGCGCAATCCGGCCAGCGGCGCGGTGCAGTGGATATCGAACGATCTCGGCGCGGCCTACCGCCAGGTCGTCGTCAGCAACAACCTGGCGTTTGTCAGCAACGACAGCACCACACTGGCGATCAATCTGAACACCCGCAAGACGGTGTGGACCTATCCACTGGGCGGGAAGTTATCGATCTCCAAGCGGGGCGTGTTGTACATCGTCTCGCCGCAAAAGCTGGCCGCTGTCAATCTGCAATAATCCCCAGGGGCGTTGCCACCGCCGGCCTCCCCGGCACCGGTGGCAACGCGCGGCGACGATGTGAATTGTGAGCATCGCCTGACCGCTATCAAGGTACACTTGCTTTTTCCGGTCTGTTCGCATCAGCACGGCGAACGGACCGCGCGGAAAACCGATCGAATCTGTTCCATCGACAGAACGGGGAGACAAGAATGTCCGGCATACCCAAGCAAACCCTCTGCACCATTGTACCCTGCATGCGCTACCGCGACGCGCCCGCCGCCATCGAATGGCTGTGCGACACCTTCGGCTTCGAACCACAACTGGTCGTCCCCAACGAGGACGGCACCATCGCCCATGCCCAGCTCTCGTTCGGCAGCAGCATGATCATGCTCGGTTCCGTGTTCGACACCGAGTACGGCCGGCTGATGAAACAACCGGCCGAAATCGGCCACTTCGTCACCCAAAGCACCTACCTGGTGGTCAACAACGCCGACCTGGTGTACGGCCGCGCGCTGGAAGCCGGCGCCAAAATCCTGTTGGATATCAAAGATGAAGATTACGGCGGCCGGGGCTTCACCTGCCGCGACCCGGAAGGCCATGTCTGGAGCATCGGCACCTACGATCCGCAAGGCTGAACGCCGCCCTCAGCCCCGCATTAGGGCGTCGATCAGTCCTCGGTCTGTGACCTGTGTGGCATGGATGCGAATAATGTCGCTGTACAGCGGCGGCATCGCCGCGCAGATGGCGTCCAGCTCCGCCTGCGCGATGGCCGGCACGACATACTGGAACTGCCTTGGATTGGTCGGCGGCAGCGGTCCTTCCATCGTCGAGCCGTAAGCACCGAGATTCATGAAGCTGATCGCGCCGGCGTCCGGCCCCCTGGCGAAAACCAGGGTACCGTCCTTCGGGTGGCCCAGATAGCGGCGCACCTCTTCCTGCCGTTCCGGCGCGGCGCCGGCCATCAGTTTGTAGCGCAGTTGCGCGTAGGCGCGCGTGGCCTCCATAAAGGCGCTGCGGATGCCCGATTGTGCCATCCTGCCCGGCATGCAAAGCAGCAGATTGCCGAACGAATCGAGCAGCGCGACGGCGTCGCCTTGACCACCGCCACCATGTTCGCAGTCGCGCGCCATCGCCTGCAGCAGGAACGGAGCCAGGCCGGCATCGGGCGTGAGTGGCGCGCAGCGGTAGGCCAGCGCATCCGGATAGACCTGCTTCAGCGCCCGTACGATGGCGTGATCGGACGCCAAGGCGGCGGGATCGAGCAGCTGTTCCCCTGGCGGATCGGTCTGGAACAAGCGCATCACCTCATCGGATGTTGCCTCGAACACCAGCGCGCACAAGGCCTGCGTCGGTTCGGAGATGGTCTTGCCGATGAAGAAGGACTTGGGCGTGGCGCCGGAGGCTGCCCGCGCGTACAGCGAGGAACCCAAAATCGCCGGATAGCTGAAGGTCGATGCGGCTTGCGCGCGCAGCGCCTCCGGCAGCGCGCCGAAGCCGGCGCTGACGTCGTGGTCGATGCCGGCTTCGCGGTCCGGCGCGGCAACCACCACATTAAAGCCGCCGGCCAGTATCGCGCCGCTGCACATGCAGCACGGGTCGAGCGAGGTGACGATGGTGATGTCCTGCGGCGGCGGCAGGTCGCGGCCCTTGGCGCGTTCGGCGTAGTACCAGTCGATCAACTGGCGCTCGCCGTGGGCGGTGGGATCGAAAATCAAACCCTGCTTGATGACGTTGTTGTGCAGCGACTGCAGCACGTTGCCATGCTGGTCCAGCATCAGGCCACCGACGCCGAAGGTGCCCTGCGTCTTGGCGGCGATGGCCTCGGCCGCCGCGATCGCGACGGCCGCCTGCACATCGATCGTCTTCTTGAGGGCCAAAACGATTACTTCTTCAGATCGGCGCGGCCGAAGCCGTTCGGCAGCTGGGCGGCAGCCGTGGTCTCGAAGATGTCGCCTTTCAGGTTGGTCAGCAGCACCGGCAGCTCGTCGCCGCCCAGTTCCAGGATCACCTGGCGGCAGGCGCCGCAAGGGGCAATCGGGCCGTCGGTCTCGCCGATGACGACCAGCTGGTCGAATTCTCCCGGCTTGTAGCCGTGCGCGAAGGCGCTGAAGAAGGCGGTGCGCTCGGCGCAGTTGCACAAGCCGTAGGCCGCGTTTTCCACGTTACAGCCGTGGAAAACCTTGCCGTCGTTGGTCAGCAGCGCCGCGCCGACCTTGAAGTTGGAGTACGGCGTGTACGCCTTCAGCCGCGCGGCGGCGGCTTCGGCGATCAGTTCTTGTTTGTTCATGTGGGTCCTCA is part of the Oxalobacteraceae bacterium OTU3CAMAD1 genome and encodes:
- a CDS encoding PQQ-binding-like beta-propeller repeat protein, whose amino-acid sequence is MQFLKYSAALASCVLLLSACGGGGGGGGGGGGGAAGADQGWLTFTPNPVNVAANQGQSTWFTINAKSSRTITQVFNIGIVEPSGMVTTDVSLSPVSQYEYNATLRTSPTMGAGSHTGKLEVRLCEDDPKVCNKPISGSPWFIPMTLTVNAAPVVTPPVVTPPVVTPPVVLPPVTAQFNLASIDVSTYEGEPVTVALSAGISRSLLGVANVGVVDSKGLLAASTNDASFTDSLHFNATLQTATGLSVGKHTGTLQVRACEDSLAVCAKPVSGSPWSLPISVNVVSQLNLKALSTLPQVPDWSTHQGNAAHTGAINASFDPAVFTRRFTVGTTGAYQGGVATEGANSFAVVSLAGQWMVQAISDVTGKELWRVSLGTLSNANPPAAANGKVYVTSTGHQDSYLWILDQRDGSLLAKRAMSSQWEHYLAPTIANGAVYTNYGYYGGMAKYNGTDATPQWEVGLPQFDNWTPAVDNNYAYTYVNGTFHALDNGSGAVGYTVADPKYSWHGWSADGSVVLGAGMLYAYDGGRVTALNLTSRVIAWSASGNGVTAQPALGAGALYVLSANGTVLEARNPASGAVQWISNDLGAAYRQVVVSNNLAFVSNDSTTLAINLNTRKTVWTYPLGGKLSISKRGVLYIVSPQKLAAVNLQ
- a CDS encoding VOC family protein, with product MSGIPKQTLCTIVPCMRYRDAPAAIEWLCDTFGFEPQLVVPNEDGTIAHAQLSFGSSMIMLGSVFDTEYGRLMKQPAEIGHFVTQSTYLVVNNADLVYGRALEAGAKILLDIKDEDYGGRGFTCRDPEGHVWSIGTYDPQG
- a CDS encoding nucleoside deaminase; protein product: MALKKTIDVQAAVAIAAAEAIAAKTQGTFGVGGLMLDQHGNVLQSLHNNVIKQGLIFDPTAHGERQLIDWYYAERAKGRDLPPPQDITIVTSLDPCCMCSGAILAGGFNVVVAAPDREAGIDHDVSAGFGALPEALRAQAASTFSYPAILGSSLYARAASGATPKSFFIGKTISEPTQALCALVFEATSDEVMRLFQTDPPGEQLLDPAALASDHAIVRALKQVYPDALAYRCAPLTPDAGLAPFLLQAMARDCEHGGGGQGDAVALLDSFGNLLLCMPGRMAQSGIRSAFMEATRAYAQLRYKLMAGAAPERQEEVRRYLGHPKDGTLVFARGPDAGAISFMNLGAYGSTMEGPLPPTNPRQFQYVVPAIAQAELDAICAAMPPLYSDIIRIHATQVTDRGLIDALMRG
- a CDS encoding cytidine deaminase encodes the protein MNKQELIAEAAAARLKAYTPYSNFKVGAALLTNDGKVFHGCNVENAAYGLCNCAERTAFFSAFAHGYKPGEFDQLVVIGETDGPIAPCGACRQVILELGGDELPVLLTNLKGDIFETTAAAQLPNGFGRADLKK